A single Desertibacillus haloalkaliphilus DNA region contains:
- a CDS encoding polyamine aminopropyltransferase, translated as MGHDGVNKTKALYWASGIVSICGIIFQVLFGAAGSYLLGDGVKQYTLVISLFLTGMGIGAAISEKVTKNLILSFVWVEYLIGIVGGFSTFLLFGISAYLSQGTDAFFLYSVTLIIGTLTGVELPILIRKANEIGETLNRSAARVLFSDYAGGLIGGLAFVYFLRPELGLVKTAFVVALINIIVALWLLFYFRDEITTYKKHAGLGILIFLVLTAGVFWGEEMAFSLEQKLYRDPIIYHDTSDYQQLIVTKEQGDVRLFLDGQLQFSSSDEYRYHETLVHPAMATARSKRHVLILGGGDGLAVREVRKYDEVETITLVDLDPAVVELAKTNHDFISLNDDAFSDPRLTVIHEDAFLFMEESARFFDVILVDLPDPNNESLNKLYSLRFYQLLRNHLAPGGSIMVQATSPTFAREVYWTINQTLEAADLVTENFQVDVPSFGNWGFILAKREATSLEPVEIEADTKFLSGDVMRSLTQFGKDIDQFIYNENGELLEWEINTLIHPIILEKYSESWRRY; from the coding sequence GTGGGACATGATGGAGTAAATAAAACAAAAGCTTTGTATTGGGCGTCTGGGATTGTATCGATTTGCGGTATCATCTTCCAAGTCTTGTTTGGGGCGGCTGGCTCGTATCTTTTAGGAGATGGAGTCAAACAATATACACTTGTAATTTCTTTATTTTTGACCGGCATGGGAATCGGTGCTGCAATTAGTGAGAAGGTAACGAAAAATTTAATCCTATCATTTGTTTGGGTGGAATATTTAATTGGTATCGTTGGGGGATTCTCAACCTTTCTTTTGTTTGGTATTAGTGCCTATTTAAGTCAAGGGACGGATGCGTTCTTTCTTTATTCAGTGACTTTAATAATTGGGACGTTAACCGGTGTAGAACTGCCAATCTTGATTCGCAAGGCTAATGAGATTGGAGAGACGTTAAATCGGAGTGCCGCACGCGTCCTGTTTTCAGATTATGCCGGTGGTTTAATTGGCGGTTTGGCGTTTGTTTATTTCCTTCGCCCAGAGCTTGGTCTTGTCAAAACAGCCTTTGTCGTTGCGCTCATTAATATTATCGTTGCGCTTTGGCTACTCTTTTACTTTCGGGATGAAATCACAACCTATAAAAAACATGCAGGACTTGGAATATTAATCTTCCTAGTCCTTACTGCTGGTGTTTTTTGGGGAGAAGAGATGGCTTTTTCATTAGAACAAAAGCTCTACCGGGATCCGATAATTTATCATGACACGAGTGACTATCAACAATTGATTGTAACGAAAGAACAAGGCGACGTCAGATTGTTTCTAGATGGACAATTGCAATTTAGTTCAAGCGACGAGTATCGTTATCATGAAACGCTCGTTCACCCAGCTATGGCGACAGCCAGAAGCAAGCGACATGTGTTGATTTTAGGTGGTGGAGACGGTCTTGCTGTAAGAGAAGTTCGTAAATACGATGAAGTAGAGACGATTACACTTGTCGATCTAGACCCAGCTGTCGTTGAGTTAGCAAAGACAAACCACGACTTCATATCCTTAAATGACGATGCGTTTTCTGATCCGCGCCTCACCGTGATTCATGAGGATGCCTTTTTATTTATGGAAGAGTCTGCTCGTTTTTTTGATGTTATTCTAGTTGACTTACCGGATCCTAACAATGAGTCGCTTAATAAGCTTTACTCTTTACGCTTTTATCAACTTCTACGGAATCATCTTGCACCGGGGGGCTCGATTATGGTCCAAGCGACAAGCCCGACATTTGCGAGAGAGGTTTATTGGACGATCAATCAAACGCTTGAGGCTGCAGATTTAGTGACCGAGAATTTCCAAGTCGACGTTCCTAGCTTCGGTAATTGGGGGTTCATCCTGGCAAAGCGGGAAGCTACCAGTTTAGAACCCGTTGAAATTGAAGCAGATACGAAATTTCTATCAGGTGATGTGATGAGAAGCCTTACTCAATTTGGTAAGGACATTGATCAGTTTATATATAATGAGAATGGAGAATTACTTGAGTGGGAGATTAATACGCTGATCCACCCGATCATTTTAGAAAAATATAGTGAATCATGGCGTAGGTATTGA
- a CDS encoding DUF350 domain-containing protein — protein sequence MEPFIFTVVYFALAIIIVLIGLIIFESLTRQYKDWHEILAGNKAVALSIMGKIIGICIILAFAVYHSVQLTDTLIWGLVGVVLQMAAYLIFELVTRSFSVEEQLKNGNVSVGMISFAVSVGLALVIGASIT from the coding sequence ATGGAACCATTTATATTTACAGTCGTTTATTTTGCATTAGCGATTATTATTGTTCTTATTGGTTTAATTATTTTTGAAAGCCTAACACGTCAGTATAAAGATTGGCATGAAATCTTAGCGGGTAATAAAGCTGTGGCCTTATCGATTATGGGTAAAATTATAGGGATTTGTATCATTTTAGCTTTTGCCGTTTATCATAGTGTGCAATTAACGGATACATTAATTTGGGGATTAGTTGGTGTGGTTCTGCAAATGGCTGCTTATTTGATTTTTGAACTTGTAACACGCAGTTTTTCCGTAGAAGAGCAACTGAAAAATGGGAATGTGTCAGTTGGTATGATTAGCTTTGCTGTGTCAGTTGGACTAGCATTAGTGATTGGGGCATCAATCACTTAA
- a CDS encoding DUF4247 domain-containing protein, with translation MKSIYVSIIFIAVLFISACSVQSSAYQSIYNDEIASFIKGQYPLFDVVASSIDSSNYSEIYVAEGKGMAEVATEIEAVKEPVQSSDENDGKQVLVYDQFFVILSVAEDNRANTLIELANKEFVRNNFNPSFFEGMLLMSMLNNMLGGNDWGNTRRQQCNNNPDECYRGYSTSGGSFKGYQNSPTVRGGSATIRGGGPGTGK, from the coding sequence GTGAAAAGCATATATGTATCTATCATTTTTATAGCTGTCTTATTTATAAGTGCTTGTTCTGTGCAAAGTTCAGCCTATCAATCAATCTATAATGACGAAATTGCTAGCTTTATTAAAGGGCAGTATCCGTTATTTGATGTTGTTGCCAGTTCCATAGATTCATCGAATTACTCGGAAATCTATGTTGCAGAAGGAAAAGGGATGGCCGAAGTTGCGACGGAGATTGAAGCGGTAAAAGAGCCTGTCCAATCCAGTGATGAAAATGATGGTAAACAAGTACTTGTTTATGATCAGTTTTTTGTGATTTTGTCAGTCGCTGAAGATAACCGAGCAAACACGTTAATTGAATTGGCGAATAAAGAATTTGTACGTAATAATTTTAACCCGAGCTTTTTTGAAGGAATGTTGTTAATGAGTATGCTTAACAACATGTTAGGTGGTAATGACTGGGGGAATACTCGGCGTCAACAATGTAATAATAACCCTGATGAATGCTATCGTGGCTATAGCACATCCGGTGGTAGTTTCAAAGGCTATCAAAATAGCCCAACTGTTCGCGGTGGTAGTGCGACAATCCGTGGCGGTGGACCAGGGACAGGGAAATAA